A stretch of the Sulfurospirillum sp. UCH001 genome encodes the following:
- a CDS encoding metallophosphoesterase yields the protein MFRLSFALAAIAVLTLINFYSYKRFLKRLDLFFKYQSILKGVMILITLCEIFYFLVLRLDNLDPLLYSLFSAMLGVSFMLFCVSIIYDLFHIPYAKIPYDYSRRMFVKMVFDVTMLILALSYMTKGFINGMKAPMIKEVDVPISGLKEELCVVQITDVHIGKTLGKAFIDDIVKQINTLKADIVVITGDLVDMPVERIGNTLDALKEIKSRFGVYYVPGNHEYFYGVHKIMEHIKSLGIHVLSNRSMVINQTINLAGVMDMMGRRFDFEPPDLTLALNNVAPSLPTILLSHQPKIVSEIKHEKIDLILSGHTHGGQIFPFGLLVLLDQPYLSGLYQHSKHTHVFVSNGAGYWGPAVRIMAPSEIVKLTLKVAV from the coding sequence ATGTTTCGCCTCTCTTTTGCGTTAGCTGCCATTGCTGTTCTGACGCTCATTAATTTTTACAGTTACAAGCGCTTTTTAAAGCGCTTGGACCTTTTTTTTAAGTACCAAAGTATCCTAAAAGGTGTGATGATTCTCATCACGCTTTGTGAAATTTTTTACTTTTTAGTTCTGCGCTTAGATAATCTTGATCCTCTGCTTTATTCGCTTTTCTCTGCGATGCTTGGTGTCTCTTTTATGCTTTTTTGTGTCTCCATTATCTATGATCTCTTTCATATTCCTTATGCAAAGATACCGTATGATTATTCAAGGCGTATGTTTGTTAAAATGGTTTTTGATGTGACCATGCTCATTTTAGCACTCTCTTATATGACCAAAGGTTTCATTAATGGCATGAAAGCCCCAATGATCAAAGAAGTCGATGTGCCTATTTCTGGGCTTAAAGAAGAGCTATGCGTTGTTCAAATTACGGATGTGCATATTGGAAAGACATTAGGAAAAGCCTTTATTGACGATATTGTAAAACAGATCAACACGTTAAAGGCGGACATTGTTGTCATTACGGGTGATTTGGTGGATATGCCAGTTGAGCGTATTGGCAATACATTAGATGCATTAAAAGAGATTAAAAGCCGTTTTGGTGTCTATTATGTACCTGGAAATCACGAGTATTTTTATGGAGTTCATAAGATTATGGAGCATATAAAATCTTTAGGGATTCATGTTCTCTCAAATCGCTCGATGGTCATAAACCAAACGATTAATCTTGCGGGTGTCATGGATATGATGGGCAGACGTTTTGATTTTGAACCACCAGACCTCACTCTGGCTTTGAATAATGTTGCTCCATCGTTACCAACGATTTTACTTTCACATCAACCTAAAATCGTTTCAGAGATCAAGCATGAGAAAATTGATCTTATTTTGAGTGGACATACTCATGGAGGGCAGATCTTTCCATTTGGCCTTTTGGTGCTTTTGGATCAACCTTATTTAAGTGGACTGTACCAACATTCAAAACATACACACGTTTTTGTGAGTAATGGTGCTGGGTATTGGGGTCCTGCGGTGCGTATTATGGCACCAAGTGAAATTGTTAAACTAACTCTTAAAGTTGCAGTATGA
- a CDS encoding bifunctional 2-polyprenyl-6-hydroxyphenol methylase/3-demethylubiquinol 3-O-methyltransferase UbiG, with the protein MQAFWNAKFYTKDFIYGEAPNNFVKENIELLVNTKKVMCLGEGEGRNAIYLADKGMEVEALDISDVALKKLRRRAKESYLFIKTRHTLFEYWQPDTHYDAVVCTYLHLPKHNQKMLFEKALMALNTNGYFIAELFSESQIHFSSGGPKNIALLYDLNDILDIVKTLPCKIIKLAQEVIVLNEGDKHVGRASVIRIILQKLA; encoded by the coding sequence ATGCAAGCATTTTGGAATGCTAAATTTTACACAAAAGATTTCATCTACGGAGAAGCGCCTAACAATTTTGTCAAAGAGAATATTGAACTTCTTGTAAACACAAAAAAAGTGATGTGTTTAGGCGAAGGTGAAGGGCGAAATGCGATTTATTTAGCTGACAAAGGAATGGAAGTTGAAGCCTTAGATATTTCCGATGTCGCACTTAAAAAACTCCGCAGACGTGCCAAAGAGAGTTATCTTTTTATCAAGACACGTCATACGCTTTTTGAATACTGGCAACCAGACACGCACTACGATGCTGTAGTATGTACGTACCTACATCTTCCTAAACACAATCAAAAAATGCTCTTTGAAAAAGCGCTAATGGCACTGAACACCAATGGTTATTTTATTGCAGAACTCTTTAGCGAAAGTCAAATTCATTTCAGTAGTGGAGGTCCTAAAAATATTGCGCTGTTGTATGATCTTAATGATATTCTGGACATCGTAAAAACACTTCCATGCAAGATTATTAAGCTAGCACAAGAAGTTATTGTACTCAATGAGGGTGATAAACATGTAGGACGTGCGAGCGTCATTCGCATTATTTTACAAAAACTGGCGTAA
- a CDS encoding FmdE family protein, translating to MNYPTFFDTIESVTLYDPLSDVLGAFDDGKITFSYLDVVKSAGHSCPTMAGAYLMIREGLKALYPNSVPERGSIKVLFKENQDEGTTGVIANAFSLITGATENWGFKGLGGKYVRKDLMTFHADIPLAVRMIRIDTQAYVDIAYNPNSIEIDPMMQPLMKKILTGVLSQEEKVAFGTLWQARVAKILENFDKVITIK from the coding sequence ATGAACTATCCTACTTTTTTTGACACAATTGAGTCTGTTACGCTCTATGACCCGCTTTCTGATGTTTTAGGCGCATTTGATGACGGGAAAATCACTTTTAGTTATCTGGATGTTGTCAAAAGTGCAGGGCACAGTTGTCCTACTATGGCAGGGGCGTATTTGATGATACGTGAAGGGCTTAAAGCGCTTTATCCAAATAGCGTGCCTGAGCGAGGATCGATAAAAGTGTTGTTCAAAGAGAATCAAGACGAAGGAACAACGGGTGTGATTGCCAATGCATTTTCACTTATTACTGGAGCGACTGAAAATTGGGGATTTAAAGGACTTGGAGGAAAGTATGTACGCAAAGATTTGATGACATTTCATGCAGATATTCCTTTAGCTGTCAGAATGATACGTATCGATACACAAGCGTATGTGGATATTGCTTATAATCCTAATTCAATTGAAATTGATCCTATGATGCAACCACTTATGAAGAAGATTCTTACGGGAGTACTCAGTCAGGAAGAAAAAGTAGCATTTGGTACGTTATGGCAAGCAAGGGTAGCCAAAATTTTAGAAAATTTCGATAAAGTTATAACTATAAAATAA
- the tsaD gene encoding tRNA (adenosine(37)-N6)-threonylcarbamoyltransferase complex transferase subunit TsaD, with protein MILSIESSCDDSSIAITRIDDKKLLFHKKISQDEEHAKYGGVVPELAARLHAVTLPKILEETKSYFSELKAIAVTNEPGLSVTLVEGVSMAKALSVSLGLPLLGINHLKGHICSLFIEEEIRFPMDVLLVSGGHTQLLHVKTLEEIQLLATTMDDSFGESFDKVGKMLGLPYPAGAIIENYAKRGDAKRFDFTIPLQGTSSSMLAFSYSGLKNQVRLCIESHENLDEQTLCDICASFQRVAVAHLMQKIKKAYKERKVEHFGVVGGASANLYLRGELEAFCNSKKAKLYTAKMEFCSDNAAMIGRCAVEAYQKGIFVDIADLKVRSSSKDIFY; from the coding sequence ATGATCTTAAGTATCGAAAGTAGTTGTGATGATAGCTCGATAGCTATTACTCGCATAGATGATAAAAAGCTTCTTTTTCATAAAAAAATTTCACAAGATGAAGAACATGCAAAATACGGTGGTGTCGTTCCCGAATTAGCCGCACGTCTGCATGCCGTAACGCTTCCCAAAATACTTGAAGAGACAAAGTCTTATTTTAGTGAGCTTAAAGCGATAGCCGTGACGAATGAACCGGGTCTTTCTGTGACGTTAGTTGAGGGTGTGAGCATGGCAAAGGCGCTTAGTGTTTCACTGGGTCTTCCACTGTTAGGTATCAATCACCTCAAAGGGCATATTTGCTCACTCTTTATCGAAGAAGAAATACGTTTTCCAATGGATGTTTTACTGGTCTCAGGAGGACATACACAGCTGTTGCATGTTAAGACTTTAGAAGAAATTCAACTTCTGGCAACCACGATGGATGACAGCTTTGGTGAGAGTTTTGACAAAGTAGGAAAAATGCTAGGGCTTCCTTACCCTGCAGGGGCTATTATCGAAAATTATGCTAAAAGAGGCGATGCAAAACGCTTTGATTTTACGATTCCTTTGCAAGGAACTTCTTCTTCAATGTTAGCTTTTAGCTACTCAGGACTTAAAAATCAAGTGAGACTCTGCATCGAATCGCATGAAAATTTAGATGAGCAAACACTGTGCGATATCTGTGCTTCGTTTCAACGTGTTGCTGTTGCACACTTAATGCAAAAAATAAAAAAAGCCTATAAAGAGCGTAAAGTCGAACACTTTGGTGTTGTGGGTGGTGCGAGTGCAAACCTTTACTTACGAGGTGAACTGGAAGCTTTCTGTAACTCCAAAAAAGCAAAGCTTTATACTGCTAAGATGGAATTTTGCTCCGATAATGCTGCTATGATAGGACGATGTGCTGTAGAAGCGTATCAAAAGGGGATATTTGTTGATATCGCAGACTTGAAAGTGCGTAGTTCATCAAAAGATATTTTTTATTAG
- a CDS encoding sodium:alanine symporter family protein, translating to MEMIEKLVATLSSIVWGAPMLVLLVGTGIYLTIILKGMQFWALPHAMKLIFHKEHDGEGEISHFAALMTALAATVGIGNIVGVATAITLGGPGAVFWMWMTGLVGMATKYSEAVLAVKYRQKGHHHGFKGGPMYYLTYGLNMPKLGMAFAIFTAIAAFGIGNMTQANAVAQILNSEMAVPTWITGVVLLTLTAVVILGGIKSIGNFTSFLVPFMILIYVAVSLVILAMNLDKLGSAFGLIFYHAFNPIAAGGGFVGATMAAAIRYGVARGVFSNESGLGSAPIAAAAAKTNDPVRQALVSMTQTFIDTLVVCTMTALIILISPFWQQGVSPSALTMQSFQLYLGSFGGIVVIISTVLFAYSTILGWSYYGEKAFEYIFGERFIRLYRVLFIAGVMVGSMMKLEFVWNFSDLTNGMMAIPNLIALLLLSKVISSESKRYFESLK from the coding sequence ATGGAAATGATTGAAAAGTTGGTAGCAACCCTCTCAAGCATTGTTTGGGGCGCACCAATGTTGGTTTTATTGGTTGGTACAGGTATTTATTTGACAATTATTTTAAAAGGAATGCAATTTTGGGCATTGCCTCATGCGATGAAGCTTATTTTTCACAAAGAGCATGATGGAGAAGGTGAAATCAGTCACTTTGCTGCACTGATGACAGCATTAGCTGCGACAGTAGGTATCGGTAATATTGTGGGTGTTGCTACAGCGATTACCCTTGGTGGTCCAGGTGCAGTTTTTTGGATGTGGATGACAGGTCTTGTTGGTATGGCAACAAAGTACTCCGAAGCAGTACTCGCTGTAAAATATCGTCAAAAAGGGCATCATCATGGTTTCAAAGGTGGACCAATGTACTACCTTACCTATGGTTTGAATATGCCAAAATTGGGTATGGCATTTGCTATTTTTACGGCGATTGCAGCATTTGGTATCGGCAATATGACACAAGCAAATGCCGTTGCACAGATCTTAAACAGTGAGATGGCTGTTCCAACATGGATTACGGGTGTTGTACTCTTAACGTTAACCGCTGTGGTTATTTTAGGTGGTATCAAATCTATCGGTAACTTTACCTCTTTCCTTGTCCCTTTTATGATTTTAATTTACGTAGCAGTTTCTTTGGTTATTTTAGCGATGAATCTTGATAAATTAGGCAGTGCATTTGGTCTTATTTTTTATCACGCGTTCAATCCTATTGCTGCAGGTGGTGGATTTGTGGGTGCTACAATGGCAGCAGCGATTCGCTACGGTGTTGCGCGTGGTGTTTTCTCCAATGAATCAGGACTGGGTTCTGCTCCTATCGCAGCAGCAGCCGCTAAGACAAACGATCCTGTACGCCAAGCACTTGTGAGTATGACACAAACGTTTATCGACACATTAGTAGTATGTACGATGACGGCACTTATTATCTTGATTTCTCCATTTTGGCAACAAGGTGTGAGCCCAAGTGCGCTAACTATGCAAAGTTTTCAGCTCTATCTTGGCTCTTTTGGTGGTATTGTTGTTATTATCTCAACCGTATTGTTCGCCTATTCGACGATTTTAGGATGGAGTTATTACGGAGAAAAAGCGTTTGAGTATATTTTTGGTGAGCGTTTTATCCGTTTATATCGCGTTCTTTTTATCGCAGGTGTTATGGTAGGTTCTATGATGAAACTTGAGTTTGTATGGAACTTTTCCGATCTTACCAATGGTATGATGGCAATTCCAAATCTTATAGCACTTCTTTTACTTTCAAAAGTGATTTCATCTGAAAGTAAACGCTATTTTGAGAGCCTTAAATAA
- a CDS encoding cache domain-containing protein, whose protein sequence is MLSLKKQNITKWIVFLPAFAILLTFSITLTIIISAERAEYQKSLENTRIAYVKRSKAQAQERVDKLIEYIDENEKFLMNEAKDEIKNIVNLAYQIINDIYTENPNLPREKILEKIKTKLRDTRFFNDLSGYYYIFDFQGICVMHGANKELEGHNLLNLHDENAKNFIHNAIERFKTEDAFSLIWDWKNPKDTASRKKIGYLKRFEPLNIYVGSGRYEDEIRDRIKKETQKLLLNTKYGEYGYIFAYDYAGNTISHGDHSLVGKNRLDVVTNGQYIIKDIVEGGKRNPEGFFMSYVASFHPTAQDRSKISFIRPITQFEWVIGTGAYLFEENNALLEQEQMLKSKMQSTIINMLAVSLIIMLLVMGIMFFISTKLRSVLSRYENHLLLSNKQIREQKMVFETLYQKSADGIWLLKEGVFVDCNEAIVKMFKAKDKQALTNVTLADLSPEFQPDDQSSYEKALWMNALASQQGVHKFEWHARACDGTLFWISIMMTTIRMDKGIIQHCSVRDITIRKELEEENKKQKKLLMHQIEHDTLTGLPNRNLLQDRLTQAIKKASRDGKVLGVMFVDVDKFKSVNDSLGHDAGDMLLKTIAARMRGSVRETDTVARLSGDEFIVLLDGCKDASDIFIAIKKLVAAFQEPFLLGNESFKITMSIGVSVYPNDGETASKLLKNADIAMYKAKSKGRNRYVFFDQEMNQETNEHLEVEKSLHKALANDEFVIFYQPQINLQSEKIVGFEALIRWNHPTRGLTAPGYFIHIAEESELIVEIGNWVIREVMCQIKKWYDMGLNPGKIAINIAGKQLESTSLVAFMIQSLRESGCKPEWIEMEIVERFIMKDTTKSIALLKRFRELGVDISIDDFGTGHSSLAYLKQLPITKLKIDQSFVQNLEESREDRAIARTIIELGRGLGLKVLAEGVETAGQKEFIYSSGCELMQGYLFSKPIPAQDVELLLKNQEHML, encoded by the coding sequence TTGCTGAGCTTAAAAAAACAAAATATTACAAAATGGATTGTTTTTTTGCCTGCATTTGCCATTCTGCTTACCTTCTCCATTACGCTGACTATTATTATTTCAGCAGAACGTGCTGAGTATCAAAAATCCCTTGAAAATACACGTATAGCCTATGTCAAGCGCTCTAAGGCTCAGGCTCAAGAGCGCGTTGATAAGCTCATAGAGTATATCGATGAAAACGAAAAGTTTTTGATGAATGAGGCGAAAGACGAGATCAAAAATATCGTTAATTTGGCGTATCAAATCATCAACGATATTTATACGGAAAATCCTAATCTCCCTCGTGAAAAAATACTGGAAAAAATCAAAACCAAACTTCGCGATACACGTTTTTTTAATGACTTAAGTGGTTATTATTATATTTTTGATTTTCAAGGTATCTGTGTTATGCACGGGGCGAATAAAGAGCTAGAAGGACACAACCTTTTAAACCTTCACGATGAAAATGCGAAAAATTTTATTCACAATGCTATTGAACGTTTTAAAACAGAAGATGCATTTTCGTTAATATGGGATTGGAAAAATCCTAAAGATACTGCTTCACGTAAAAAAATAGGTTATTTAAAGCGCTTTGAGCCTTTAAATATTTATGTTGGTAGTGGACGTTATGAAGATGAAATCCGTGATCGTATCAAAAAAGAGACACAAAAACTTTTACTTAACACAAAATATGGCGAATATGGCTATATCTTTGCCTATGATTATGCCGGTAATACGATTTCACATGGCGATCACTCTTTGGTTGGTAAAAACAGACTGGATGTTGTAACTAACGGACAATATATTATTAAGGATATTGTTGAAGGAGGCAAGCGCAACCCTGAAGGCTTTTTTATGAGCTATGTTGCTTCTTTTCATCCTACTGCTCAAGATCGCAGTAAGATCTCCTTTATCCGCCCTATCACACAATTTGAATGGGTTATTGGTACTGGTGCGTATTTATTTGAAGAGAATAATGCATTGCTTGAGCAAGAACAGATGTTAAAAAGTAAAATGCAATCGACTATTATCAATATGCTTGCAGTTTCGCTTATCATTATGCTTTTAGTCATGGGAATTATGTTTTTTATCTCGACAAAATTACGCTCTGTTTTATCACGCTATGAAAACCATTTGTTACTCAGTAATAAACAAATTCGTGAACAAAAGATGGTGTTTGAAACACTCTACCAAAAATCAGCTGATGGTATTTGGCTCCTGAAAGAGGGTGTTTTTGTTGATTGTAATGAAGCCATTGTGAAAATGTTTAAGGCAAAAGATAAACAGGCACTTACCAATGTGACACTTGCGGATCTCTCTCCAGAATTTCAACCTGATGACCAAAGTTCTTATGAAAAAGCACTGTGGATGAATGCGCTCGCTTCCCAGCAAGGTGTGCATAAATTTGAGTGGCATGCACGTGCCTGTGATGGAACACTCTTTTGGATTAGTATTATGATGACCACGATTCGTATGGATAAAGGTATCATTCAACACTGTTCCGTTCGTGATATTACCATTCGTAAAGAGCTCGAAGAAGAGAATAAAAAACAGAAAAAACTTTTAATGCATCAGATTGAACATGACACACTCACTGGACTTCCTAATCGTAACCTTTTGCAAGACAGACTTACACAAGCCATCAAAAAAGCCAGCAGAGATGGCAAAGTATTGGGTGTCATGTTTGTGGATGTCGATAAATTTAAAAGTGTGAACGATTCATTAGGCCATGATGCGGGTGATATGCTCTTAAAAACCATTGCTGCTCGTATGCGAGGTAGTGTACGTGAGACCGATACGGTAGCACGCCTTAGTGGCGATGAGTTCATTGTCCTTTTAGATGGCTGTAAAGATGCCAGTGATATTTTCATAGCCATTAAAAAATTGGTTGCAGCATTTCAAGAGCCATTTTTACTAGGAAATGAGAGCTTTAAGATCACCATGAGTATTGGTGTGAGTGTTTATCCGAATGATGGCGAAACGGCAAGTAAGCTGCTTAAAAATGCAGATATTGCCATGTATAAAGCTAAATCAAAAGGGCGTAACCGCTATGTCTTTTTTGATCAAGAGATGAACCAAGAAACCAATGAACATCTTGAAGTAGAAAAAAGCTTGCACAAAGCTCTTGCTAACGATGAATTTGTGATTTTTTACCAGCCTCAAATCAATCTTCAAAGTGAAAAAATTGTGGGTTTTGAAGCGTTGATACGTTGGAATCACCCAACACGTGGGCTTACTGCTCCTGGGTATTTTATTCATATTGCAGAAGAGAGTGAACTCATTGTCGAGATCGGTAACTGGGTTATTAGAGAAGTGATGTGTCAAATAAAAAAATGGTATGACATGGGACTTAATCCTGGGAAAATAGCCATTAATATCGCAGGAAAACAACTAGAATCAACAAGTTTAGTCGCATTTATGATTCAGAGTTTACGAGAAAGTGGCTGTAAGCCTGAGTGGATTGAGATGGAAATTGTTGAACGGTTTATTATGAAAGATACCACAAAATCAATTGCACTCTTAAAGCGCTTCCGTGAACTGGGTGTTGATATCTCGATTGATGATTTTGGAACAGGACATTCGTCGTTAGCATACCTCAAACAACTTCCGATTACGAAGCTTAAAATCGATCAGAGTTTTGTTCAAAATTTAGAAGAGAGCAGGGAAGATCGTGCGATTGCTCGTACTATCATTGAATTAGGTCGCGGACTTGGACTTAAAGTCCTTGCAGAGGGAGTGGAAACTGCAGGACAAAAAGAGTTTATTTACAGCAGTGGATGTGAATTGATGCAAGGGTATCTCTTTAGTAAACCCATCCCTGCGCAAGATGTAGAGCTTCTCTTGAAAAATCAAGAGCACATGTTATAA
- the fliQ gene encoding flagellar biosynthesis protein FliQ: protein MEAKLIGLGVETFKIALLLSMPMLLSGLVAGLAISIFQAVTQINESTLSFVPKILVTIVVAIFTMPWMMNMMIEFTTRMLELIPSFVF, encoded by the coding sequence ATGGAAGCTAAACTCATCGGTCTTGGTGTCGAAACATTCAAAATAGCGCTCTTACTCTCTATGCCTATGCTCCTCTCAGGCCTTGTAGCGGGTCTTGCGATTAGTATTTTCCAAGCAGTTACGCAAATTAACGAATCAACACTGAGTTTCGTACCTAAGATTCTGGTGACCATCGTCGTTGCTATCTTCACAATGCCATGGATGATGAATATGATGATAGAATTTACGACACGTATGCTGGAACTTATTCCTTCATTTGTTTTTTAA
- a CDS encoding M15 family metallopeptidase, whose product MIRRDFLGLMGATLVGSLAQADELKHPDIWLRDDQKGVFESVIKKLEMVERTVGYANFNLISFDETLKIAKSFPKIGAFTPAEIAYIEEVFYTDPVIYGFYGKRTIENLTDTINEKDVIKIEGSGHYVYRGHSQELLERLMKDIGKTLILTSGVRSTMKQLSLHLEKIKSENGNITVASRSLVPPAYSYHSVGDFDVGKKGWGHQNFTANFARTEEFWNLQKLSYVSMRYTIGNGDGVRFEPWHVKIV is encoded by the coding sequence ATGATACGAAGAGATTTTTTAGGATTAATGGGCGCGACACTGGTTGGAAGTTTAGCGCAAGCAGATGAGTTAAAGCATCCCGATATTTGGTTGAGAGATGACCAAAAAGGTGTATTTGAATCCGTGATCAAAAAACTTGAGATGGTTGAGCGTACGGTTGGGTATGCAAACTTTAATCTTATCTCTTTTGATGAAACGCTAAAAATCGCCAAAAGTTTTCCTAAAATTGGCGCATTTACCCCTGCTGAAATTGCGTATATTGAAGAAGTTTTTTATACAGACCCTGTCATTTATGGTTTTTATGGAAAACGTACAATTGAAAATCTGACAGATACTATTAATGAAAAAGATGTGATCAAAATAGAAGGCTCAGGACATTATGTGTACCGTGGTCATTCTCAAGAGCTTCTTGAACGCCTTATGAAAGATATTGGCAAAACGCTGATACTCACTTCAGGAGTGAGAAGCACAATGAAACAACTAAGCCTTCACCTTGAAAAAATCAAAAGCGAAAACGGCAATATTACCGTCGCATCACGCTCATTGGTTCCACCTGCGTACTCTTACCACTCTGTGGGAGATTTTGATGTGGGCAAAAAAGGGTGGGGACATCAAAACTTCACAGCAAATTTTGCACGTACAGAAGAGTTTTGGAATTTGCAAAAGCTCTCGTATGTGTCCATGCGCTATACCATAGGTAATGGAGATGGTGTCAGATTTGAACCTTGGCACGTAAAGATAGTATAA
- a CDS encoding UDP-N-acetylmuramate dehydrogenase — translation MTKSINFSTFSSIKIGPIKDVLLLDSLMPLPEGYTLIGGANNLLMSPNPPPLAMLDKCFDFIRLEENVLHIGGATPSGKILSFAKKHDLAGFELMQKLPGTLGGMVAMNAGLKEWEIFNNLLAIRTEKGWITKDNIEHGYRFAKIDGVVYEATFASKNGFDENLLLMFKKMRDNQPKEPSAGSCFKNPIGHFAGKLIEEAGFKGRCVGNMMFSTVHANFLVNLGGGTYEEAMELITAVKEEVLKRFAVKLEEEIIIL, via the coding sequence ATGACAAAATCCATTAATTTTTCAACTTTTTCAAGCATTAAAATTGGTCCGATAAAAGACGTTTTATTGCTTGATTCTCTTATGCCACTCCCAGAGGGATATACCCTTATTGGTGGAGCCAACAATCTTTTAATGAGCCCTAATCCTCCGCCTCTTGCTATGCTGGATAAATGCTTTGATTTCATTAGGCTTGAAGAAAATGTTTTGCATATTGGGGGAGCAACGCCCAGCGGGAAAATACTCTCTTTTGCTAAAAAGCATGACCTTGCAGGCTTTGAGCTCATGCAAAAACTTCCAGGAACGCTCGGTGGTATGGTTGCGATGAATGCAGGGCTTAAAGAGTGGGAAATTTTCAACAATCTTCTTGCAATCCGTACAGAAAAAGGATGGATTACAAAAGATAACATTGAACATGGATACCGCTTCGCTAAAATAGATGGTGTCGTCTATGAGGCAACGTTTGCGAGCAAGAATGGTTTTGATGAGAATTTGCTTCTTATGTTTAAAAAAATGCGCGATAATCAACCAAAAGAGCCTAGTGCTGGGAGCTGTTTCAAAAACCCCATAGGGCATTTTGCGGGTAAGCTCATCGAAGAGGCAGGCTTTAAAGGCAGGTGTGTTGGCAATATGATGTTTAGCACTGTTCACGCCAATTTCTTAGTCAATCTTGGAGGCGGAACGTATGAAGAAGCCATGGAGCTTATTACTGCGGTCAAAGAAGAAGTGCTAAAACGTTTTGCAGTCAAACTCGAAGAAGAGATTATTATTCTTTAA
- a CDS encoding uracil-xanthine permease family protein — protein sequence MLHKTDYNFRLKDSIIGLQFLFVAFGALVLVPILTGLDPNVALFTAGLGTLLFQLTTREQIPPIFLASSFSFIAPIIYGLKTWGLAGTLCGLAAAGLFYFFLSVIVRLKGSDFLHKLFPAVVVGPVIMTIGLILSPVAVNMAMGKTGDGAIVLVPLHQAMMVSMSALIVTLLVALLGKGVLRLLPILCGIIAGYSVSLVLGIVSFDSVAKAAWFAMPNFVFPEWNLEAIIYILPIAIAPAVEHVGGILTISNVTKTDYLKKPGLKTTLLGDAIATSAASMLGGPPNTTYSEVTGAVTITKAYNPAIMTWAALFAILLAFVGKLGGLLATIPVPVMGGILLLLFGIIASIGLGTMVREQVDMNDPRNMIIVSMILVLAIGGMVVDMGGVAFSGIGLGAIVGIVLNLVLPKGHHISEQ from the coding sequence ATGTTACATAAAACAGACTACAACTTTAGGCTGAAAGACAGCATTATTGGGTTGCAGTTTTTATTTGTTGCCTTTGGGGCATTGGTACTTGTACCTATCTTAACGGGTCTTGATCCTAACGTTGCGCTTTTCACAGCGGGACTTGGGACGCTTTTATTTCAGCTTACAACACGAGAGCAGATTCCTCCTATTTTCTTAGCGTCTTCGTTCTCGTTTATTGCGCCGATTATTTATGGGCTTAAAACATGGGGATTAGCTGGTACACTGTGTGGACTTGCCGCAGCTGGTTTGTTCTATTTTTTCTTGAGTGTCATTGTGCGTCTCAAGGGTTCAGACTTTTTACATAAACTCTTTCCAGCCGTTGTTGTTGGTCCAGTTATTATGACAATTGGTCTTATTCTCTCTCCAGTTGCTGTAAATATGGCAATGGGAAAAACAGGTGATGGTGCCATTGTGCTCGTTCCTCTTCATCAAGCGATGATGGTTTCTATGTCTGCGCTTATCGTAACACTCCTCGTTGCACTTCTTGGTAAAGGTGTTCTTAGGCTATTGCCTATTTTATGTGGTATTATCGCAGGTTATAGTGTATCTCTTGTTTTAGGTATTGTCAGTTTTGATTCTGTAGCAAAAGCAGCATGGTTTGCAATGCCAAATTTTGTTTTCCCTGAATGGAATCTTGAAGCGATTATCTATATCTTGCCAATTGCGATTGCTCCAGCGGTAGAGCATGTCGGTGGTATTTTGACGATTAGTAATGTAACAAAAACAGATTATTTGAAAAAGCCAGGTTTAAAAACCACACTTTTAGGTGACGCTATTGCTACCAGTGCGGCTTCTATGTTAGGCGGACCTCCAAATACTACCTATTCAGAAGTCACAGGTGCTGTAACCATCACTAAAGCATACAATCCAGCGATTATGACATGGGCAGCACTTTTTGCGATTTTATTAGCGTTTGTAGGAAAACTCGGTGGACTGTTAGCAACGATTCCTGTACCGGTTATGGGCGGTATCTTGTTACTTCTTTTTGGTATCATCGCATCAATTGGTCTTGGAACGATGGTGAGAGAGCAAGTAGATATGAATGACCCACGCAACATGATTATTGTTTCAATGATTTTGGTATTGGCGATTGGTGGTATGGTTGTTGATATGGGTGGCGTTGCGTTTAGTGGTATTGGTTTAGGTGCGATTGTAGGTATTGTACTCAATTTGGTGTTGCCAAAAGGTCACCATATCAGCGAACAATAA